A region from the Thermanaeromonas toyohensis ToBE genome encodes:
- a CDS encoding MBL fold metallo-hydrolase — protein MLKLYCWGGVSEQGRSCFLLGDGNGFILLDCGVKRTFTAFKAGEYPQWDVNLLTRIDATFLSHAHEDHCGALPLLTKLGIQRPIYTHHLVVPEVTQSCSAWLQVVDSAGHKKPYEMEHILSLLLNPVGFGEKIAIKNCEIFFNPSGHVPGSAWFDIMWGTKRIIYTGDWCTSSLLFSPPEFSGHADAVVLDGAYGAAVIMQDNIYEQLLGAITATVSKGGSVLLPVPRIGRSQEILVLLNSALKVSVPIYVEAPILAGLRGFLRDPEKSGIKCPAQIVNIGYDEKIKEFHRTSEIPQKGEAIILATDAMGSSGATKELIDRLGISEKNTIIFTGFLYEGTKGEQVLKGAVDGIKARVARFIWKVHPDWKDIEDMLGKIKGDPTVIITHVAREKGDELARLLRQKGVRAIVPRVGEIIDLSSFS, from the coding sequence ATGTTAAAGTTGTACTGCTGGGGAGGAGTATCCGAGCAAGGACGTTCTTGCTTTTTGTTGGGGGATGGAAATGGCTTTATACTACTAGATTGCGGCGTTAAACGTACATTTACTGCTTTTAAGGCAGGGGAATACCCTCAGTGGGATGTTAATCTGTTAACTCGTATTGACGCTACTTTTTTGAGTCATGCTCACGAAGATCACTGCGGAGCCCTACCGCTTCTTACAAAATTGGGAATTCAAAGGCCGATATATACGCATCATTTAGTTGTACCGGAGGTTACCCAAAGTTGTTCTGCTTGGTTACAGGTAGTTGATTCTGCGGGGCATAAGAAGCCCTACGAAATGGAGCATATATTATCTTTACTCTTAAACCCTGTTGGTTTCGGGGAAAAAATAGCAATCAAAAACTGCGAGATTTTCTTTAATCCCAGTGGCCACGTACCAGGTTCGGCGTGGTTTGATATCATGTGGGGTACGAAACGAATAATATACACAGGCGATTGGTGCACCTCAAGCCTATTATTTTCTCCTCCTGAGTTTAGCGGCCATGCTGATGCCGTAGTCTTGGATGGAGCATATGGGGCTGCTGTTATAATGCAGGATAATATTTATGAGCAGCTTCTAGGAGCAATTACAGCTACGGTTAGCAAGGGGGGGAGCGTTCTTCTACCCGTTCCCCGCATTGGACGCTCTCAAGAAATTTTGGTGTTATTAAACAGCGCACTAAAGGTTAGTGTGCCAATATATGTAGAGGCTCCAATTCTTGCGGGATTAAGAGGTTTTCTGCGTGACCCAGAAAAATCCGGAATAAAATGTCCGGCACAAATAGTAAATATTGGTTACGACGAAAAAATCAAGGAATTTCACCGTACTTCGGAAATACCCCAGAAGGGAGAAGCTATAATACTGGCTACCGACGCCATGGGTAGCTCTGGTGCCACAAAGGAGCTAATAGATCGCTTGGGAATATCAGAAAAGAACACCATAATTTTTACAGGTTTCTTATATGAAGGGACAAAAGGCGAGCAGGTACTTAAAGGCGCAGTTGATGGGATTAAGGCTAGAGTAGCTCGATTTATATGGAAAGTCCACCCAGATTGGAAAGATATTGAGGATATGTTAGGGAAGATAAAGGGAGATCCAACAGTCATTATAACCCATGTAGCACGCGAAAAAGGGGACGAACTAGCTCGTCTGCTCCGTCAGAAGGGAGTTAGGGCTATCGTCCCCCGGGTAGGTGAGATTATAGATTTATCAAGCTTCTCATGA
- the apgM gene encoding 2,3-bisphosphoglycerate-independent phosphoglycerate mutase, whose amino-acid sequence MKTRGVLVIADGLGDRPILELKGKTPLETANTPNLDRLACGGIVGLVDPYAPGVPCGTDVGTLCALGYDPFKYYKGRGPIEALGAGLQLEAGDVAFRCNFATIDEKGLVVDRRAGRIREGTSELASSLNKIYLSEDTVAFFAAGTEHRAVLVLRGPGLSPAVSDSDPGTACEGRPMRKVYPLDNTPEAAKTARLLQKFLDIAKEKLRAHPVNLAREAAGLPPANAVLTRGAGIVTTIPLLAELYKGLKGALIAGENTVLAIGRMVGLEVFSGEGITGSYNFDPVVKARLALELIKRFDLVIIHVKAGDLAGHDGRWDLKIEVAEKLDLLVGSLLDGLQAGVHVAITGDHSTPCSVRDHSGDPVPAAIWGPAVRSDLQTHFGERSCAGGGLGRITGSAFFNVLMDLMGFTSKLGA is encoded by the coding sequence ATGAAGACGAGAGGTGTGTTAGTAATTGCGGACGGTCTTGGTGACCGTCCTATTTTGGAGTTGAAGGGGAAGACCCCACTAGAAACAGCCAACACTCCCAACCTGGATCGGCTGGCTTGTGGTGGTATTGTTGGGTTAGTGGATCCCTACGCCCCAGGGGTCCCCTGTGGTACGGATGTAGGCACGCTGTGTGCCTTAGGATACGACCCCTTTAAATACTATAAGGGTCGTGGTCCTATTGAGGCCTTGGGGGCTGGGTTACAGCTTGAGGCGGGCGACGTGGCTTTCAGGTGTAATTTTGCCACCATCGATGAGAAGGGTCTAGTAGTCGACAGAAGGGCGGGCCGCATAAGAGAAGGAACAAGTGAACTAGCCTCCAGCCTTAATAAGATTTACTTGAGCGAAGATACAGTTGCCTTCTTTGCTGCCGGTACGGAACATAGAGCTGTACTGGTACTCCGCGGGCCTGGTCTTAGCCCGGCTGTCTCTGATTCGGATCCCGGTACTGCTTGTGAAGGACGGCCAATGCGCAAAGTTTACCCGCTGGACAACACCCCCGAAGCCGCTAAGACCGCTAGACTGTTGCAGAAGTTCCTTGATATAGCAAAAGAAAAATTGAGGGCACACCCCGTCAATCTCGCCAGAGAGGCGGCCGGATTACCTCCAGCCAATGCAGTCCTAACGCGCGGCGCAGGGATTGTTACCACCATTCCGCTACTCGCCGAGCTTTATAAAGGGCTTAAAGGAGCCCTTATAGCTGGTGAAAACACGGTGCTTGCCATAGGAAGAATGGTGGGACTTGAGGTGTTCTCAGGTGAAGGTATAACTGGTTCTTATAATTTTGATCCTGTCGTCAAAGCCAGGTTAGCCCTAGAATTGATAAAGAGGTTCGATTTAGTGATAATTCATGTAAAGGCCGGAGACCTCGCGGGCCACGACGGAAGATGGGACCTCAAGATAGAGGTCGCAGAAAAATTAGACTTGCTGGTAGGGAGCTTGCTGGACGGTTTACAGGCGGGGGTTCACGTAGCCATAACCGGCGATCACTCCACTCCATGTAGCGTACGTGATCATTCAGGCGATCCGGTTCCTGCGGCCATATGGGGGCCTGCTGTACGAAGCGACCTTCAAACTCACTTCGGGGAGAGAAGTTGCGCCGGTGGTGGATTGGGCAGAATTACTGGCTCGGCCTTCTTCAATGTTCTAATGGATTTGATGGGTTTTACATCCAAGTTGGGGGCATAA
- a CDS encoding SLC13 family permease — MTSSERIGPKNLLTQRNKSPFEKWLTYLGLPLAIIVFTLFYTMPTPMGVTMQGKVAAAVFFLALILWVSEAIPVYVTALVAIVLLAITGAWDENSILGVFGYDVIWLMVAAFIITSGMEKTGLAKRLALFMITKFGKTAKMALLVMIIANFIITFVVPSTTARAAIMLPLALALAEAYGAIPGRSNFGRLLMIQELQANNISTTGILTATAPQIMAIGFLKDLGGVNVSWGQWLLASMPIAFITMIVSYFIGFLLYPPEVSTPRGQGIEEMGAELKNMGRLNREEWKALGIFVLTVFLWATGPYHVKMFGFNISLVMVAILAATLMYLTGLLSWKETQIPWDLMIFSCGAYAAGMALEKSGVASWALDRIFGVANLSQLPFILVFAVVIFISSFSHMVFTSKTVRTVILIPTIIQLAKVTGYNPLALALPAAFTIADSITLPPNCKPNLIFYSTGQFTVTNQLFYGIIVLLVKCALMCLAALTWFRWIGLY; from the coding sequence ATGACAAGTAGTGAAAGAATTGGCCCCAAGAACTTATTGACACAAAGAAATAAGAGCCCTTTTGAAAAATGGCTCACCTATTTAGGCCTGCCTCTCGCCATTATAGTTTTTACCTTATTTTACACTATGCCCACGCCGATGGGTGTAACGATGCAGGGCAAGGTCGCCGCCGCAGTATTCTTTTTGGCCCTGATACTTTGGGTTTCTGAAGCCATCCCGGTATATGTAACAGCCCTGGTGGCTATTGTTTTGCTGGCGATTACAGGAGCATGGGATGAAAACTCTATCCTGGGTGTTTTCGGCTATGATGTGATATGGCTTATGGTAGCAGCCTTTATTATTACCTCAGGTATGGAGAAAACGGGATTAGCCAAAAGGCTGGCATTGTTCATGATAACGAAATTTGGTAAAACAGCCAAGATGGCCCTTTTGGTGATGATTATTGCCAACTTCATAATTACTTTCGTTGTCCCTTCCACTACAGCGCGGGCAGCTATCATGCTGCCTCTGGCTTTAGCACTAGCCGAGGCTTATGGAGCTATCCCGGGCAGATCTAATTTTGGTAGATTACTTATGATTCAGGAACTTCAGGCAAATAATATTAGCACTACTGGCATATTGACGGCTACCGCTCCGCAAATAATGGCCATAGGATTTCTTAAAGATCTTGGCGGTGTAAACGTAAGTTGGGGTCAGTGGTTGCTGGCATCTATGCCTATAGCCTTTATTACTATGATAGTTAGTTACTTTATCGGTTTTTTGCTCTATCCGCCAGAGGTCAGCACCCCCAGGGGTCAGGGAATAGAAGAAATGGGAGCAGAACTAAAAAATATGGGCCGCTTGAATCGAGAAGAATGGAAGGCATTAGGCATATTTGTACTCACAGTATTCCTATGGGCAACGGGACCTTATCATGTAAAAATGTTCGGGTTTAATATTTCGCTCGTAATGGTCGCCATCTTGGCTGCGACCCTCATGTATCTAACGGGTCTGTTGAGCTGGAAAGAGACCCAGATCCCTTGGGATCTTATGATTTTTAGCTGTGGAGCCTACGCGGCAGGTATGGCCCTAGAGAAATCGGGTGTCGCTTCTTGGGCGCTAGACCGTATTTTTGGAGTAGCCAACTTGTCTCAGCTACCGTTTATACTGGTATTCGCAGTAGTAATATTCATATCAAGTTTCAGCCATATGGTCTTTACTTCTAAAACAGTTCGGACCGTGATTTTAATACCAACTATAATCCAACTGGCTAAAGTGACAGGCTACAATCCGCTGGCCTTGGCCCTACCAGCAGCTTTCACCATCGCTGATAGCATAACCTTGCCGCCTAACTGCAAGCCGAATTTGATTTTCTATTCGACAGGCCAGTTCACCGTTACTAATCAGCTCTTCTACGGGATAATCGTGTTGCTCGTAAAATGCGCGCTTATGTGCCTGGCCGCCTTGACGTGGTTTAGATGGATCGGGTTATATTAA
- a CDS encoding LysR substrate-binding domain-containing protein: MYELAKQILSTIDEIPARFEEIRSAGINTISIGASSLTGTYILPTAVNKYRRLYPGDKISLEIGYAQDIIQKLRERQLDFGFLGKNPSWSEDGELEFLPVGKDKLVFVVWPGHKWADRDMVMPGELQEETFIHSKQGSGMRALVEAYLQKEGVAKPNSIVEMGNIEAIKKGVANRLGVTIVSYFGVREEILRNELIAVPLLRLDKVSRDFVLVHHRDRKLNSSEIKFYEILREVIAK, encoded by the coding sequence TTGTATGAGCTAGCAAAGCAGATTTTATCTACAATTGATGAAATTCCAGCAAGATTTGAGGAGATCCGCAGCGCCGGTATAAATACGATATCTATAGGGGCTTCCAGTTTGACAGGAACTTATATACTCCCCACCGCCGTAAACAAATACAGGCGATTGTACCCAGGTGACAAAATCTCCCTTGAAATCGGCTATGCTCAGGATATAATTCAAAAACTTCGTGAGCGCCAACTTGATTTTGGTTTTTTGGGGAAGAACCCAAGCTGGTCAGAAGACGGAGAACTAGAGTTTCTGCCGGTGGGAAAAGATAAATTAGTATTCGTCGTTTGGCCCGGGCATAAGTGGGCGGATAGAGATATGGTTATGCCGGGTGAATTGCAGGAGGAGACTTTTATTCATTCCAAGCAAGGTTCTGGTATGCGCGCGTTGGTTGAGGCTTATCTTCAAAAAGAGGGGGTAGCAAAGCCCAACTCAATAGTGGAAATGGGTAATATTGAAGCTATTAAAAAAGGGGTAGCAAACCGGCTAGGCGTAACAATTGTGAGTTATTTTGGTGTACGCGAGGAAATCCTAAGGAATGAATTAATAGCAGTACCTCTTTTGCGGTTAGATAAAGTGTCAAGAGATTTTGTTTTAGTACATCATAGAGATCGCAAGCTAAATAGTTCTGAGATTAAGTTTTATGAAATATTGAGGGAGGTTATAGCAAAATAG
- a CDS encoding DUF433 domain-containing protein, whose translation MPFREGAEIETTKELLQRITVNPGIFQGKPIIRGMRIKVENILGLLEQGATVQEILEEYPELELDDIRACLAYARCLVANEGNWALG comes from the coding sequence TTGCCATTCAGGGAAGGTGCAGAAATAGAAACGACAAAGGAGCTGCTGCAACGTATTACTGTAAACCCCGGTATTTTCCAGGGGAAACCCATCATTCGGGGAATGCGGATAAAAGTGGAGAACATATTAGGCCTACTGGAGCAAGGGGCTACGGTCCAGGAGATCCTGGAGGAATACCCTGAACTGGAGCTGGACGACATCAGGGCCTGTCTTGCTTATGCCAGGTGTCTAGTGGCCAACGAGGGGAACTGGGCATTGGGGTAA
- a CDS encoding HEAT repeat domain-containing protein, whose translation MGDINNDIAQLIEMLENSLDAKGKLDAISRLACVGTGEATAVLAKALETEEEPLVREALISALLLCNTEAVITEMVKVLRKGNACSRRAALEVLAYKCWDGIGQIILKQVLQNSEGELDIKAGFEGSSYLGES comes from the coding sequence ATGGGAGATATAAACAACGATATTGCACAGCTTATTGAGATGCTAGAGAATTCTCTTGACGCTAAAGGCAAGTTAGACGCCATCAGCAGGCTCGCCTGCGTAGGAACGGGCGAAGCAACGGCTGTTCTCGCTAAAGCTCTTGAGACGGAGGAGGAACCTCTGGTCAGGGAAGCCCTAATAAGTGCTTTGTTGTTGTGTAATACTGAGGCGGTAATAACGGAAATGGTGAAAGTACTTAGGAAGGGAAACGCTTGCTCTAGGAGGGCGGCTTTAGAGGTCCTGGCTTACAAGTGCTGGGATGGGATCGGACAAATAATCCTTAAACAAGTGCTGCAGAATAGCGAGGGGGAGCTGGATATTAAAGCAGGATTTGAAGGCAGTTCGTACCTTGGTGAATCGTAA
- a CDS encoding response regulator translates to MMAEVLIVDDSATMRLAVKTALKQAGHVVHEACDGAEALNKLKEGLKVKAIITDLNMPNMDGVTFIQSVRKLPGFKFVPILMLTTESSMEKKEEGRKVGASGWIVKPFSPEQLLAVLKKLGV, encoded by the coding sequence ATAATGGCAGAGGTACTAATTGTAGACGATTCTGCCACTATGCGGTTAGCTGTAAAAACAGCTCTAAAACAAGCGGGGCATGTCGTCCACGAAGCGTGTGACGGAGCTGAAGCTCTAAATAAATTGAAGGAGGGCCTAAAAGTTAAGGCCATCATTACAGATCTCAATATGCCGAATATGGACGGCGTTACTTTTATACAGAGTGTAAGGAAGTTGCCCGGCTTCAAGTTTGTACCCATACTTATGTTAACAACTGAAAGTTCTATGGAAAAAAAGGAAGAAGGGCGGAAAGTTGGCGCTAGTGGTTGGATTGTGAAGCCCTTTAGTCCGGAACAATTGTTAGCAGTGTTGAAAAAATTGGGCGTGTAA
- a CDS encoding methyl-accepting chemotaxis protein yields MGRILSRSPEAGFSQGQTAVSEEAPAGPVQPREPASHPETETSPQNSEAPGLSQLLEIIELQIGSLVSESEKVFSSILHSIDKLQERVFKSLTNAQELGRKIYSSASEDNGGIVGRTIRELVSFSHEAETALQQVVNRLTISRDNCRSIAEKAEKELYGFVEEVSSIAYKTKILALNASILAAHAGQHGRGFEVVAREVRRLADMAYEATLRVKRIAEDIAGSVKEVSLELQDYLDEIEGEKQQIDNTIKKASQDINSAAHEVEGLISNLLSEIEGFFQDIDSTIVAGQFQDIARQRLQHILEVLRELGDILRVDLGAFDVLSRGKLEKTIVGMVEKYTTHIERQNHYAALGMKYEESLGDNVELF; encoded by the coding sequence TTGGGCCGTATCCTAAGCCGTTCTCCCGAGGCAGGATTTTCACAGGGACAAACAGCGGTCTCAGAGGAGGCTCCAGCCGGCCCGGTCCAGCCCAGGGAACCGGCGAGTCACCCGGAAACTGAAACCAGCCCGCAGAATTCAGAAGCACCGGGGTTATCCCAGCTTCTAGAGATAATTGAACTGCAAATTGGAAGTCTAGTATCGGAGAGCGAAAAGGTGTTCTCATCGATACTACACAGCATAGATAAGCTGCAGGAACGGGTTTTCAAAAGCCTTACCAACGCCCAAGAGTTAGGGCGAAAGATTTACAGTTCCGCCTCTGAGGATAACGGAGGAATAGTAGGGCGAACCATAAGAGAATTAGTGTCTTTTTCCCATGAAGCTGAAACCGCATTACAGCAAGTAGTTAATAGGCTGACTATCAGCCGAGATAATTGCCGGAGTATAGCAGAAAAGGCCGAGAAAGAACTTTACGGTTTTGTCGAAGAAGTAAGCAGCATAGCTTACAAGACCAAGATTTTGGCCCTAAACGCCTCTATTCTGGCAGCTCATGCTGGACAGCACGGCAGAGGTTTTGAAGTCGTTGCGCGTGAAGTGAGGCGGCTGGCGGATATGGCGTATGAGGCTACTTTGAGGGTGAAGCGCATTGCGGAGGACATTGCGGGTTCTGTCAAAGAGGTATCTTTAGAGCTACAAGATTACTTAGACGAAATTGAAGGTGAGAAACAACAGATAGATAACACCATAAAGAAGGCCAGCCAAGATATTAACAGTGCGGCACATGAAGTAGAAGGCCTTATTTCTAACTTGCTTTCTGAAATTGAGGGTTTCTTCCAGGATATTGACAGTACTATAGTTGCCGGACAGTTTCAGGATATAGCTAGGCAACGTTTGCAACATATCCTCGAGGTGCTGCGGGAGTTGGGGGATATACTGCGTGTGGATTTGGGAGCGTTCGATGTTCTCAGTAGAGGCAAATTAGAGAAAACAATAGTAGGCATGGTGGAGAAATATACCACCCACATAGAGCGACAAAATCATTACGCCGCCTTGGGAATGAAGTATGAAGAAAGCCTTGGAGATAACGTGGAGCTCTTCTAA
- a CDS encoding STAS domain-containing protein encodes MNIELRDGYLVIDESLTIEDARNAWNLVLENLHKIKTVNLSGLKEIDLAGIQVLLMLVRLKQDINFIMPPTQGDPRFALFSTNS; translated from the coding sequence ATGAACATTGAACTAAGGGATGGATATCTCGTAATAGACGAAAGTTTGACTATTGAAGATGCTAGGAATGCTTGGAACCTAGTATTGGAAAATCTGCATAAAATTAAAACTGTAAACTTAAGCGGCCTTAAAGAGATTGATTTGGCCGGTATACAGGTGTTATTAATGCTGGTCCGCTTAAAACAGGATATAAACTTTATAATGCCACCGACACAAGGAGATCCCAGATTTGCGCTTTTTTCTACAAATAGTTAA
- a CDS encoding chemotaxis protein CheA: MEQIDRTLLASFLEEAQELLDAIEQKLLELEKRPRDTELIHELFRAFHTLKGSSGIAGTVTFQNIAHEFENLLETLRKNEVDVTRDLITLFFKGADALKEVAINLAKNGCEPPLDHWTGLLEEVRANVPGRALSAGNQPDEARSERINSFEGLYLLPLSFRFAVLKNMLENGRLGVKEQGRGKGQQRIYVLGINCGTGIFERGLDPLRLALQGIETLGGRVISLTVLGDRLPSVYEFDPEKCYLPLILAFQTPNRIETLLFELEFLADDAEINLGYIDSIFELFSPDLVETRLPSSEERQRLKAFVEGAPWKIPDEGLKQRIDTFISLALKIYRFPCMSKSLFCEAVLLLALFRQIFVDKEGINQLLEDLKALLLEYASADHKTMSELMAPREAARDIWEYLQGEASEIEQTGVLPSNLYGSGAISKEPCAASTSPGKAPTIISSSLNLKGESIRVDKHKIDRLMDLASELILQKNGLEYWIRRLQKMVRDRELLYALKEQEQALTAVVRELQETIISLRMTPLRQLFSRFPRYVRDIAIKLGKEVELTFQGEDTEVDRETVERLYEPLLHLIRNALDHGLETPEERRRKGKESTGRLTVKASREASAVFIDVIDDGRGIDVGKVKYKAIQKGLVSLEEAEKMSDQEAMKLIFMPGFSTADSVTEISGRGVGMDAVQHTLMELGGYVNLHSVPDKGTTVRVVLPLNLLTTQVLVVEVSGEEIGIPVGDLERIVEATEVLRFSAQGKIAKVGGRTLIIQDLASILGVAGARNRPQDRKAIVLRGGVCLLADRISATEDLVVRKLTGELAGLNLYLGAAVRGNGRVLMILNTRSLREVNTYEH; the protein is encoded by the coding sequence GTGGAGCAGATAGATAGGACGCTGCTTGCCTCCTTTCTGGAAGAAGCACAGGAACTCCTTGACGCGATAGAGCAGAAGCTCTTAGAGTTGGAGAAACGCCCCCGAGATACAGAGCTTATCCACGAGCTCTTCCGGGCTTTCCATACTTTAAAAGGGTCTTCTGGCATAGCGGGCACAGTGACCTTTCAAAACATAGCTCACGAGTTTGAAAACCTTCTTGAAACATTAAGAAAAAATGAGGTCGATGTAACACGTGACCTAATTACACTCTTTTTCAAAGGTGCAGATGCCCTGAAAGAAGTAGCTATAAACTTGGCGAAAAATGGCTGTGAACCTCCGCTTGATCACTGGACGGGATTATTGGAGGAAGTTAGGGCAAACGTTCCAGGAAGAGCCCTGTCGGCGGGAAACCAGCCAGACGAAGCTCGAAGTGAAAGAATAAACAGCTTTGAGGGCTTATACCTTTTGCCCCTGTCCTTTCGCTTTGCTGTACTGAAGAATATGTTGGAAAATGGTAGATTGGGGGTAAAAGAACAGGGTAGAGGAAAAGGGCAGCAGCGAATATACGTATTAGGTATAAACTGTGGGACTGGCATTTTTGAAAGAGGTCTTGATCCTTTAAGGCTAGCTCTTCAAGGGATTGAAACTCTAGGAGGAAGAGTAATATCACTTACAGTTCTGGGCGATAGGTTACCCTCTGTTTACGAGTTTGATCCCGAAAAATGTTATCTGCCTCTTATATTGGCCTTTCAAACCCCTAATAGAATAGAAACACTTTTGTTCGAACTGGAATTTCTGGCCGATGATGCTGAGATAAACCTGGGATACATTGACTCAATCTTTGAGCTTTTTTCCCCAGACCTAGTGGAAACCCGACTACCCTCAAGTGAAGAGAGGCAAAGACTAAAAGCTTTTGTTGAGGGAGCCCCCTGGAAGATACCGGATGAGGGGTTAAAACAGCGGATTGACACCTTTATATCACTGGCCTTAAAGATATATAGATTTCCATGTATGAGCAAATCGCTTTTCTGTGAGGCGGTCCTCCTCCTGGCTTTGTTTAGACAGATTTTTGTGGATAAAGAGGGTATAAACCAGCTTCTGGAAGACCTCAAAGCTTTACTACTGGAGTATGCGAGTGCAGACCACAAGACTATGTCTGAACTTATGGCTCCCCGGGAAGCCGCCCGGGATATATGGGAGTATTTGCAGGGAGAAGCAAGCGAAATTGAACAGACAGGTGTGCTTCCATCTAACCTATATGGTAGCGGGGCCATATCTAAGGAACCTTGCGCAGCTTCAACTAGTCCAGGCAAGGCTCCAACCATTATTTCTTCGTCACTTAATTTAAAGGGCGAAAGTATTCGCGTAGATAAGCACAAAATTGACCGCCTTATGGATTTAGCTTCAGAACTTATTTTGCAGAAGAATGGACTGGAATACTGGATTAGAAGGCTCCAAAAAATGGTACGGGATCGCGAGCTCCTTTATGCGTTAAAGGAGCAAGAGCAGGCTTTGACGGCTGTGGTTAGAGAACTCCAGGAAACTATAATCAGTTTGAGAATGACGCCATTACGGCAGCTTTTTTCCAGGTTCCCCCGTTATGTACGGGATATAGCCATAAAGCTTGGTAAAGAAGTGGAGCTTACTTTTCAAGGGGAGGACACCGAAGTTGACCGGGAAACGGTAGAGAGGCTTTACGAACCTCTCCTTCACCTGATACGCAACGCCCTAGATCATGGATTAGAGACGCCCGAGGAGCGGAGGAGAAAGGGAAAGGAAAGTACAGGACGTTTAACCGTAAAGGCTTCCCGAGAGGCTTCGGCGGTGTTTATAGATGTGATAGACGATGGCCGCGGAATTGACGTGGGCAAGGTAAAATACAAAGCTATACAGAAAGGTCTTGTCTCCCTTGAGGAGGCCGAAAAAATGAGCGATCAGGAAGCCATGAAGTTAATATTTATGCCCGGCTTCAGTACTGCGGACAGCGTAACAGAAATATCGGGCCGCGGGGTTGGTATGGACGCAGTGCAGCATACTTTAATGGAGCTTGGTGGATATGTTAACCTGCACAGCGTCCCTGATAAAGGAACAACCGTAAGGGTAGTATTGCCTCTTAATCTCTTAACTACCCAGGTATTGGTGGTGGAAGTGTCGGGAGAAGAAATCGGCATCCCGGTAGGTGACCTTGAACGGATAGTAGAGGCTACCGAAGTTCTCCGTTTCTCTGCTCAGGGAAAAATCGCTAAGGTGGGCGGCCGCACCTTAATTATTCAGGATTTGGCGTCGATACTCGGTGTTGCGGGTGCAAGAAATCGACCCCAAGATAGAAAGGCTATCGTGTTAAGAGGGGGAGTATGTCTTTTGGCGGACCGCATTTCGGCCACAGAAGACTTAGTAGTAAGAAAGTTGACCGGAGAGCTGGCTGGTTTAAACCTTTACCTGGGGGCAGCGGTAAGGGGCAACGGCAGAGTGCTTATGATACTTAACACTCGCAGCCTTAGAGAGGTGAATACTTATGAACATTGA
- a CDS encoding CheR family methyltransferase — translation MKTIILDNKSFRKVTDLVYRTTGLRYDLNKKYYLERRIRERMEALEIEEVERYLRILQFDALERQKFINALTVKETYFFREYEQLKLFAEKVLPRMLQEGSIGLGKTIKVLSAGCATGEEAYTLGIILNEMLEGEDFDWRVVGIDIDTLALEKAKEGTYDTRSIRLIPKEYLSRYLLPDGEFYKVKPFLKQKITFAWANLLTGIPGNLAPFEVVFCRNVLIYFDDVSRERVLNNLYRALVPGGYIFFGHADFVGKCFTVFRPERIGGHLVYRK, via the coding sequence GTGAAAACTATTATCCTTGACAATAAAAGCTTTAGGAAAGTTACAGACCTAGTATACCGCACCACAGGACTCCGTTACGATTTGAATAAGAAGTATTACCTAGAACGCAGGATAAGAGAGCGCATGGAAGCTCTGGAAATTGAGGAGGTAGAAAGGTATTTACGTATTTTACAGTTTGATGCCCTTGAAAGACAAAAGTTTATTAACGCCTTGACAGTAAAAGAAACGTACTTCTTCCGCGAGTACGAACAGCTTAAGCTTTTCGCTGAGAAGGTACTACCAAGGATGTTACAGGAAGGCTCTATCGGTTTAGGCAAAACGATTAAGGTGCTTTCAGCAGGCTGTGCAACCGGAGAAGAAGCGTATACCCTGGGGATAATCTTGAACGAAATGCTCGAGGGGGAAGACTTCGACTGGAGGGTAGTGGGGATAGACATTGACACTTTAGCGCTAGAAAAGGCCAAAGAGGGCACGTATGATACCCGGTCGATCCGTTTAATACCTAAGGAATACTTGAGCCGTTACCTTTTGCCGGACGGAGAGTTTTATAAAGTTAAGCCCTTTTTGAAACAAAAGATTACCTTTGCCTGGGCCAACCTTTTGACTGGCATACCAGGAAATCTTGCTCCTTTCGAGGTCGTATTTTGCCGCAATGTGCTTATATACTTTGACGATGTAAGCAGGGAAAGAGTGTTAAATAACTTATATAGAGCCCTTGTGCCAGGAGGATATATTTTCTTCGGTCACGCAGATTTTGTGGGCAAGTGCTTTACAGTTTTCAGGCCGGAGCGCATAGGTGGGCACCTCGTTTATCGGAAATAG